In Ciconia boyciana chromosome 3, ASM3463844v1, whole genome shotgun sequence, a genomic segment contains:
- the OLIG3 gene encoding oligodendrocyte transcription factor 3 translates to MNSDSSSVSSRASSPDMDEMYLRDHHHHHHHHHHQDSRLNPVSSTQNDLVQKMSGEGLSRNGSKAGGEGSKYKIKKQLSEQDLQQLRLKINGRERKRMHDLNLAMDGLREVMPYAHGPSVRKLSKIATLLLARNYILMLTSSLEEMKRLVGEIYGGHHSAFHCGTVGHSAGHPPHATGAVHQVHPILGSALSSANTSSSLSASLPAIGTIRPPHSLLKTPSTPPALQLGSGFQHWAGLPCPCTICQMPPPPHLSALTASNMARISGETKDLLK, encoded by the coding sequence ATGAATTCTGACTCCAGCTCTGTCTCCAGCAGAGCTTCCTCGCCAGACATGGATGAGATGTACCTGAgagaccaccaccaccaccaccaccaccaccaccaccaggaCAGCCGGCTCAACCCCGTCTCCTCCACCCAGAACGACCTGGTGCAGAAGATGTCCGGGGAAGGCCTCTCCAGGAACGGCTCCAAGGCCggaggggaaggcagcaagTACAAAATCAAGAAGCAGCTCTCGGAGCAGGACCTGCAGCAGCTGCGGCTGAAGATCAACGGCCGGGAGCGTAAGAGGATGCACGACCTCAACCTCGCCATGGACGGGTTGCGGGAGGTGATGCCCTACGCCCACGGACCTTCCGTGAGAAAACTCTCCAAAATCGCCACCCTCCTGCTAGCCAGAAACTATATCCTGATGCTCACCAGCTCCCTGGAGGAGATGAAGAGGCTGGTGGGGGAAATCTACGGGGGGCACCACTCGGCCTTCCACTGCGGCACGGTGGGACACTCCGCCGGGCACCCGCCCCACGCCACCGGCGCCGTGCACCAGGTGCACCCCATCCTCGGCAGTGCCTTGTCCTCCGCCaacacctcctcctccctctccgcCTCCCTGCCGGCCATCGGCACCATCCGGCCCCCCCACTCCCTGCTCAAGACCCCCTcgaccccccccgccctgcaGCTCGGCAGCGGCTTCCAGCACTGGGCGGGCTTGCCCTGCCCCTGCACCATCTGCCAGatgccccccccgccccacctcTCGGCCCTCACCGCCTCCAACATGGCCAGGATCTCGGGGGAGACCAAGGACCTCCTGAAGTGA